A stretch of the Vagococcus xieshaowenii genome encodes the following:
- a CDS encoding tyrosine-type recombinase/integrase has protein sequence MPIYLIERYKQTYQKLPIILQLFLDNLDTTLTTRCEYAETLEYLLNFMYLKHLNSDHFSSSITMLSKEDYEQFIQLTQPYSFKQNTKKETNNFAIQTNRKINIINHLLLFLYKQGIHSEHLILSAYVENTPCNEKNFLTRKEALLFWKSALRAEPKTPYQSAYDKLIRQRNLLIILLSLTMGISAKEISALKKNDLSIEHYEIFVSRGENKLENIPIPHYFREYFDTYWELVQHSASVMLFHCSNGNALTTKKIQNILTEINFRCGFQKSINISVLNNTFEQLLLEELKDPQAVEWASGKSDTPHLDIKKILLEIKLIDLDCL, from the coding sequence TTGCCCATCTATTTAATTGAACGCTACAAACAAACCTATCAAAAATTACCAATTATCTTACAATTATTTTTGGATAATTTAGATACGACCTTAACTACACGTTGTGAATATGCAGAAACATTAGAATATCTGCTTAATTTTATGTATTTGAAACATTTAAATTCAGATCACTTTTCGTCATCTATTACGATGTTAAGTAAGGAAGACTATGAACAATTTATTCAACTAACACAACCTTATTCTTTCAAACAAAATACTAAGAAAGAAACGAACAATTTCGCTATTCAAACTAACAGAAAAATTAATATTATTAATCATTTATTATTATTCCTATACAAACAAGGCATCCATTCAGAACATTTAATTTTATCCGCTTATGTAGAAAACACCCCTTGCAATGAGAAAAATTTCTTAACAAGAAAAGAAGCACTACTATTTTGGAAATCTGCATTGCGCGCTGAGCCAAAGACTCCATACCAATCGGCTTATGACAAATTAATTCGCCAACGAAATTTACTCATTATTTTGTTAAGCTTGACGATGGGCATTTCAGCAAAAGAGATATCCGCACTTAAAAAAAATGATTTATCCATTGAGCATTATGAAATATTTGTTTCACGCGGAGAAAATAAATTAGAAAATATTCCCATTCCTCATTACTTTAGGGAATATTTCGATACTTATTGGGAATTAGTTCAACACAGTGCTTCTGTTATGCTTTTCCATTGTTCCAATGGCAATGCTCTTACCACAAAAAAAATCCAAAATATTCTAACGGAAATAAATTTTCGATGTGGCTTTCAAAAATCAATTAACATCTCTGTCTTAAATAATACCTTTGAGCAACTCTTACTAGAAGAACTAAAGGATCCTCAAGCAGTTGAATGGGCTTCTGGAAAAAGCGACACGCCACATTTAGATATCAAAAAAATTTTATTAGAAATAAAACTGATTGATTTAGACTGTCTATAA
- the cbpB gene encoding cyclic-di-AMP-binding protein CbpB, protein MIISELKEILLEKKEHFLIESERVASVLDTHPLSHAFLILTKVKYAKIPVLNKHDELVGFIGLPDIVNNMLSNEGVDFNNLDGKIVSDVMDNNVRSISSIEDVEMLLHLAVDHSFIPVRDEQNRFLGIVTRRELFKAINHLLHTLDDEYVLTSKEHIYKLVAE, encoded by the coding sequence ATGATTATAAGCGAATTAAAAGAAATACTATTAGAAAAAAAAGAACACTTCTTAATCGAAAGTGAGCGAGTGGCTTCAGTTTTAGATACTCATCCATTAAGCCATGCGTTCTTGATCTTAACGAAAGTAAAGTATGCCAAAATTCCTGTATTGAACAAACATGACGAATTAGTTGGATTTATTGGACTACCAGATATTGTCAACAACATGCTGTCAAATGAGGGTGTTGATTTTAATAATTTAGATGGAAAAATTGTGTCTGATGTGATGGATAATAATGTTAGAAGTATTTCAAGTATTGAAGATGTAGAGATGCTTTTACACTTAGCTGTTGACCATTCGTTTATTCCGGTGAGAGATGAACAAAATCGTTTTTTAGGTATTGTAACAAGACGAGAATTATTTAAAGCTATTAACCATTTACTCCATACATTAGATGATGAATATGTCCTAACATCAAAAGAACATATCTATAAACTAGTAGCAGAGTAA
- the liaX gene encoding daptomycin-sensing surface protein LiaX → MKERERILELVKKGIITSEEALILLENLAMEKDEQLIDEVAKLLEEEKHATSVDESVVSTQKEVEEHIQDSEAIDQERLEKILDQLVTQANEASVKLDNLTIEIETIEQQLKAKNEQLVVINTLEDLEELDQEKITERRQLEIDLTQLRQELAVKELLKEDLEQELKAIKKDRQAYTKEQWSERFEIPEHWEKHVDEISQKLMESADKLGDKGEKIGRKLGDKGIKLGHLIKSTVSSVYSKVNDNMEWKDINMKVPGVVSNTFTHEFNFDNISASVIDVKVANGSVEFKTWDSPNLKVDASIKLYGKFETADLFDAFMERSQILVDEEKIKFYVPNKRVKADLVFYLPKKVYDYLSVNLLNGPLTINELDLKDAFVKSTNGDMTLTKFFATMLEVKGVNGDVTIKESSILDFISENINGDYILQADIQNTNISSVNGEVKLTAKASTIKKVEVNLVNGTIKVALPAANSVALYAKTSTGSIKNRLTNMETIRERIEKTNQYIELRRITSEPTVDVQLNTTTGTIYLKDTFED, encoded by the coding sequence ATGAAAGAACGCGAAAGAATTTTAGAATTAGTAAAAAAAGGGATTATCACTTCCGAGGAAGCGTTGATATTATTAGAAAATTTAGCTATGGAAAAAGATGAACAGTTAATTGATGAAGTTGCTAAGTTATTAGAAGAAGAAAAACATGCGACATCTGTTGACGAATCAGTTGTCTCTACTCAAAAAGAAGTAGAAGAACACATTCAAGACAGTGAAGCAATAGATCAAGAACGTTTAGAAAAAATATTAGATCAATTGGTGACACAAGCAAATGAAGCATCAGTAAAATTAGATAATTTAACTATCGAAATTGAAACGATTGAGCAACAATTGAAAGCTAAAAATGAACAATTAGTGGTGATTAACACATTAGAAGATTTAGAAGAATTAGATCAAGAAAAAATAACAGAACGTCGTCAGTTAGAAATTGACTTAACTCAATTAAGACAAGAACTAGCAGTCAAAGAATTATTGAAAGAAGACTTAGAACAAGAATTAAAAGCAATTAAAAAAGATCGTCAAGCATATACCAAAGAACAGTGGTCAGAACGTTTTGAAATTCCAGAACATTGGGAAAAACATGTCGATGAAATTAGCCAAAAACTAATGGAATCAGCAGATAAGCTAGGTGACAAAGGTGAAAAAATAGGGCGTAAATTAGGCGACAAAGGTATCAAACTAGGTCACTTAATCAAGTCAACCGTCTCTAGTGTCTATTCAAAAGTTAATGATAATATGGAGTGGAAAGACATCAACATGAAAGTACCAGGTGTGGTATCGAATACTTTTACTCATGAATTTAACTTTGACAATATTTCAGCTTCTGTGATTGATGTTAAAGTAGCTAATGGTTCTGTTGAATTTAAAACATGGGATTCACCTAATTTAAAAGTAGATGCTTCCATCAAACTTTACGGGAAATTTGAAACAGCTGACTTATTTGATGCTTTTATGGAAAGAAGTCAAATTTTGGTTGATGAAGAAAAAATTAAATTCTATGTGCCAAACAAACGTGTGAAAGCTGATTTGGTCTTTTACCTACCTAAAAAGGTTTATGATTACTTATCAGTTAACTTGTTGAATGGTCCATTAACCATCAATGAATTAGATTTAAAAGATGCGTTTGTTAAAAGTACCAATGGAGACATGACATTGACAAAATTCTTTGCTACAATGTTAGAAGTCAAAGGGGTTAATGGTGATGTGACCATTAAAGAATCAAGTATTTTAGATTTTATTTCAGAAAATATTAATGGTGACTATATTTTACAAGCCGATATTCAGAACACCAATATTTCAAGTGTTAATGGTGAAGTGAAGTTAACAGCAAAAGCTTCAACGATTAAGAAAGTTGAAGTGAACTTGGTAAACGGTACAATCAAAGTCGCGTTACCAGCAGCTAATAGCGTAGCATTATACGCTAAAACAAGTACAGGTTCTATTAAAAATCGTTTAACTAATATGGAAACGATTCGTGAGAGAATAGAAAAAACTAATCAATATATCGAATTAAGACGTATCACAAGTGAACCAACAGTTGATGTTCAGTTGAATACAACAACAGGGACTATTTATTTAAAAGATACGTTTGAAGATTAA
- a CDS encoding autorepressor SdpR family transcription factor, producing MSLQVTLKALADPTRREILNLLKRHRLSAGEISENFNISMAAVSRHLSILKEAELIRDHREGKFIYYELNASVLEEVMLWMTNLKEE from the coding sequence ATGAGCTTACAGGTAACGTTAAAAGCTTTAGCCGATCCAACTCGAAGAGAAATCCTTAATTTATTAAAACGCCATCGATTAAGCGCTGGTGAAATAAGTGAAAATTTCAACATCTCCATGGCAGCAGTCTCTCGTCATCTTTCCATTTTAAAAGAAGCTGAACTCATACGTGATCATCGCGAAGGTAAATTTATTTACTATGAACTAAATGCCTCAGTTCTAGAGGAAGTCATGCTTTGGATGACAAATTTAAAGGAGGAATAA
- a CDS encoding phage holin family protein gives MSQTIKRLLINAILFMALAYMFPNMLYVNGIVTAIMASVVFSVLNTVLKPILQLLSFPISCLTFGLFTLVINASMLLLTAYFMGQGTFYVNGLGSAVLLTIIISLVNALLQVNKTTEYRD, from the coding sequence GTGAGCCAAACAATTAAACGTTTATTAATAAATGCTATCCTGTTTATGGCGCTAGCATATATGTTTCCAAACATGCTGTATGTGAATGGTATCGTAACGGCAATAATGGCTAGTGTGGTCTTTTCAGTGTTAAATACAGTGTTAAAACCTATTTTACAACTATTAAGTTTTCCAATTAGTTGTTTAACTTTTGGTTTGTTCACCCTAGTGATTAATGCGAGTATGTTACTTTTAACTGCCTATTTTATGGGACAAGGAACATTTTATGTAAATGGTTTAGGCTCAGCAGTACTGTTAACTATTATTATCTCGTTAGTAAATGCCTTATTACAAGTTAATAAGACAACTGAATATCGCGATTAA
- a CDS encoding NFACT RNA binding domain-containing protein, protein MSFDGFFTHHMVHELNKQLAGGRISKIHQPYQNEIILVIRSQGKNHKLLLSAHPNFARIQLTKIPYDNPSSAPNFCMMLRKYLDNAILDRIEQLENDRIVHLHFSRRNELGDLEDITLIAEMMGRHSALVLVNRATGKILDCIKHIGPSQNSYRLLLPGSTYIEPPADTTKLNPFTTDKSKLFDTLSTLEALDTQHIQTAFQGLGSDTASEISYQLEQSPNEKLNSWEQFITKKTDPTWYQADNKELFSPVPFEYVQAQATHFETLSEMLDAFYYGKAERDRVKQQASELIKKMSAEIKRNKKKISILNKELLATEKADTYRIKGELLTSYLHLISNGMTTITLTNYYDNQPIDINLDPQLSPSQNAQKYYKRYNKLKNGAEQIESQLTLAKQEKLYLESIMSQLDLASPSDINAIREELIASGYLKNRQKKAKKDKPSKPDTYLSSDGTQILVGKNNLQNDQLTFKLANKTDIWLHAKDIPGSHVIIKSANPSDETLEEAAILAAYHSKYRLSSQVPVDYVAAKFVHKPNGAKPGFVIYENQKTLYVTPEMSKIDLLKSN, encoded by the coding sequence ATGTCATTCGATGGTTTCTTTACACATCACATGGTTCACGAATTAAACAAGCAATTAGCTGGTGGTCGTATTTCAAAAATCCACCAACCTTATCAAAATGAAATAATCTTAGTTATTAGAAGTCAAGGAAAGAATCATAAATTATTACTTTCTGCTCATCCCAATTTTGCTAGAATACAATTAACCAAGATTCCCTACGATAATCCAAGTAGCGCACCAAATTTTTGTATGATGTTACGTAAATATTTGGATAACGCTATATTAGACCGTATAGAACAACTTGAGAATGACCGTATCGTACATTTACATTTCTCTCGTCGTAATGAATTAGGAGATTTAGAAGACATTACATTAATCGCAGAAATGATGGGACGACACAGTGCACTTGTCCTTGTAAATCGTGCGACCGGAAAAATTCTTGATTGTATCAAACATATTGGGCCATCACAAAATAGCTATCGCTTATTATTACCAGGTTCTACTTACATTGAGCCTCCAGCGGATACAACAAAATTAAATCCTTTTACGACAGATAAATCAAAGCTTTTTGACACTTTATCAACCCTTGAAGCATTAGACACACAACATATCCAAACAGCCTTTCAAGGGCTAGGTTCTGATACAGCCTCTGAAATTAGCTATCAATTAGAACAATCACCGAACGAAAAACTTAACAGTTGGGAACAATTTATCACTAAAAAAACAGATCCTACGTGGTATCAAGCTGATAATAAGGAACTCTTTAGCCCTGTTCCTTTTGAATACGTTCAGGCACAAGCAACTCATTTTGAAACCTTGAGCGAAATGTTAGATGCTTTCTATTACGGTAAAGCAGAACGTGACCGCGTCAAACAGCAGGCTAGTGAGTTAATCAAAAAAATGTCTGCCGAAATAAAGCGAAACAAGAAAAAAATCAGCATACTAAACAAAGAACTACTCGCAACTGAAAAAGCTGATACTTATCGTATTAAAGGTGAATTATTAACGTCTTATTTACATTTAATTTCTAATGGCATGACGACCATCACATTAACTAATTATTATGATAATCAACCAATAGATATTAACCTAGATCCTCAATTATCACCTTCTCAAAATGCTCAAAAATATTATAAACGTTATAATAAATTAAAAAATGGGGCTGAACAAATTGAAAGTCAATTAACGTTGGCTAAACAAGAAAAGCTTTATTTAGAGTCGATTATGAGTCAATTAGATCTTGCTTCTCCAAGTGATATTAACGCTATACGCGAAGAATTAATCGCTTCAGGTTATCTAAAAAACCGTCAAAAGAAAGCGAAAAAAGACAAGCCATCTAAACCTGATACTTACCTAAGTAGTGATGGCACACAAATTCTAGTAGGAAAAAACAACCTACAAAATGATCAATTAACATTTAAACTAGCTAATAAAACAGATATCTGGTTACATGCTAAAGATATTCCCGGCTCACATGTCATTATAAAATCTGCTAATCCAAGTGATGAAACATTAGAAGAAGCCGCTATTTTAGCAGCCTATCACTCCAAATATCGTTTATCTAGCCAAGTACCCGTTGACTATGTTGCTGCCAAATTCGTCCACAAACCCAACGGAGCAAAACCAGGTTTTGTCATCTATGAAAACCAAAAAACTCTATATGTAACACCTGAAATGAGTAAAATTGATTTATTAAAATCAAACTAA
- a CDS encoding hemolysin family protein → MLLNLVIIVLMILLTAFFVAAEFGFVKIRKTRLESLSNEGNKNATLSLHIVNHLDEYLSACQLGITLTSLAIGWIGESTIEHLLHPVLSLVPISASMRTLISFILAFAIMTFVHVVIGELIPKSISISKTEKTVLSVARPLHWFYKISFPFIWLLNKSASGIGKLIGVEIAGEGEEHHSEEELLIIASQSLSHGEINSEEFELIENSFRFDQTLAREIMVSRPDMDILDESLTAEEALNISIKEGHSRYPVVHETKDNIIGYITQKDLIKLYIQDPTSPITSEINKILVIFENTPIKELLEEMKTEKKHIAILVDEYGGTSGLVTIEDIIEEVFGDIQDEQDHELPMITMITQNSYLVDGRTELIELSKQFDLNFEESHKDNGKSPTSIGGWLLDHDPNQSKVGSFIDYQGYGFEITDMEHGVIITQVKITKIEE, encoded by the coding sequence ATGTTATTAAATTTAGTCATTATCGTTCTAATGATTCTACTGACAGCTTTTTTTGTTGCTGCGGAATTTGGGTTCGTAAAAATAAGAAAAACACGATTAGAATCACTAAGTAACGAAGGAAATAAAAATGCCACCCTTAGTTTACACATTGTAAACCATTTAGATGAATATTTAAGCGCCTGTCAACTAGGCATTACACTGACATCTTTAGCGATTGGTTGGATTGGGGAATCAACGATTGAACATTTACTTCATCCTGTCCTTTCATTAGTCCCCATTAGTGCGTCAATGAGAACATTGATTTCATTCATTCTTGCCTTTGCCATTATGACCTTTGTACATGTTGTCATTGGAGAATTAATTCCAAAATCAATCAGTATCTCTAAAACAGAAAAAACAGTTTTATCGGTGGCTAGACCGTTACACTGGTTTTATAAGATCTCTTTTCCATTCATTTGGTTACTAAACAAATCAGCCTCAGGTATTGGAAAATTAATTGGTGTCGAAATTGCCGGTGAAGGCGAAGAACATCATTCAGAAGAAGAATTATTAATCATTGCTTCACAAAGTTTGTCACATGGTGAAATTAACTCAGAAGAGTTTGAATTAATTGAAAATAGCTTCCGTTTTGATCAAACACTTGCTCGCGAAATCATGGTATCACGTCCAGATATGGATATTTTAGATGAATCATTAACAGCTGAAGAAGCCTTAAATATTTCGATAAAAGAAGGACATAGTCGCTACCCTGTTGTTCATGAAACAAAAGACAATATTATCGGTTATATAACACAAAAAGATTTAATCAAACTGTACATTCAAGATCCTACGTCTCCTATTACTTCTGAAATAAATAAAATATTAGTCATATTTGAAAACACACCGATTAAAGAGTTATTAGAAGAAATGAAAACAGAGAAAAAACATATTGCTATCTTAGTAGATGAATATGGTGGGACATCAGGTCTTGTTACTATTGAAGATATCATTGAAGAAGTCTTTGGTGATATCCAAGATGAGCAAGATCATGAACTTCCAATGATTACGATGATAACGCAAAACAGTTATTTAGTTGATGGTCGGACTGAATTAATTGAACTTTCTAAACAATTTGATTTAAACTTTGAAGAATCCCATAAAGATAATGGGAAATCTCCTACTAGTATTGGGGGCTGGTTACTAGATCACGATCCAAATCAATCTAAAGTGGGGAGTTTTATCGATTATCAAGGTTATGGATTTGAAATCACTGATATGGAACACGGTGTTATCATTACTCAAGTTAAAATAACCAAAATAGAAGAATAA
- the rph gene encoding ribonuclease PH, with protein MRHDGRQENQLREVTIETEVLKHAEGSVMITFGETKVLCAATVEESVPPFLRGSGKGWVTAEYSMLPRATNTRNRRESAKGKLTGRTMEIQRLIGRALRAVVDLDKLGEKSIIVDCDVIQADGGTRTASITGAFVALSIAIQKEMAKGTLLDNPIKEHLAAISVGILPTGEAVLDLDYEEDSAAAVDMNLVMTEAGEFVEIQGTGEEHTYTRVQLLEMLDLGDLGIRELIRLQKEALEALVFPAYETVSAKEIVIATNNPGKAKEFEAIFGAKGYTVKTLRDFPEIPEVAETGKTFAENAALKAETIAERLNCLVLADDSGLMVDALNGQPGVYSARFAGNDHNDAANNAKLLHELTGVPMEDRTAKFHCTLALAAPGKETLFVEGEVPGRILSIPRGDNGFGYDPLFYVEELEQSMAELTADEKNKISHRSVAIKRLSAVWEEWQEGK; from the coding sequence GTGAGACATGATGGACGTCAAGAAAATCAATTAAGAGAAGTGACCATAGAAACAGAAGTATTAAAACATGCTGAAGGTTCAGTGATGATTACGTTTGGAGAAACAAAAGTATTATGTGCAGCAACCGTTGAGGAGTCAGTACCACCGTTCTTAAGAGGTTCGGGTAAAGGATGGGTAACAGCTGAGTATAGCATGTTGCCACGTGCAACTAATACGCGTAATCGCCGAGAGAGCGCAAAAGGAAAATTAACCGGACGAACAATGGAAATCCAACGCTTAATCGGTCGTGCCTTAAGAGCTGTGGTTGACTTAGATAAATTAGGTGAAAAATCAATCATTGTTGACTGTGATGTGATTCAAGCAGATGGTGGCACACGTACAGCTAGTATAACAGGGGCATTTGTTGCTTTATCTATTGCCATTCAAAAAGAAATGGCTAAAGGAACGTTATTAGATAATCCAATCAAAGAACATCTTGCGGCCATTAGTGTCGGTATTTTACCAACGGGAGAAGCGGTACTAGATTTAGATTATGAGGAAGATTCTGCAGCAGCTGTCGATATGAATCTTGTCATGACCGAAGCAGGAGAATTTGTTGAAATTCAAGGAACTGGAGAAGAACATACATATACACGCGTTCAACTTTTAGAAATGCTAGATCTTGGTGATTTAGGAATTCGTGAGTTAATTCGTCTTCAAAAAGAAGCCCTTGAAGCTTTAGTGTTCCCAGCTTATGAAACAGTTTCTGCTAAAGAAATTGTGATTGCTACTAACAATCCAGGAAAAGCAAAAGAATTTGAAGCAATTTTTGGTGCGAAAGGTTATACGGTTAAAACCTTACGAGACTTTCCTGAAATACCAGAAGTCGCTGAAACAGGTAAGACGTTTGCAGAAAATGCTGCTTTAAAAGCAGAAACAATTGCAGAACGTTTGAATTGCCTTGTATTAGCAGATGACTCCGGTTTAATGGTAGATGCTTTAAACGGTCAACCAGGTGTTTATTCTGCTCGCTTTGCAGGGAATGATCATAACGACGCAGCTAATAATGCTAAATTATTGCATGAATTAACAGGAGTTCCAATGGAGGATCGTACAGCTAAGTTCCATTGTACGTTGGCACTTGCAGCACCAGGAAAAGAGACACTATTCGTAGAAGGTGAAGTACCAGGTCGTATTTTAAGTATTCCGCGCGGGGATAATGGTTTTGGATATGATCCATTATTTTATGTGGAAGAGTTAGAACAATCAATGGCGGAGTTAACAGCAGATGAAAAAAATAAAATTAGTCACCGATCAGTTGCAATCAAACGTTTATCAGCTGTTTGGGAAGAATGGCAAGAGGGTAAGTAG
- a CDS encoding metallophosphoesterase, which produces MKYLVVSDNHGERDILVELADKYRQQVDIMFHCGDSELLPTDSLWQDFIVVTGNCDYDHRYKKFQEVSVGEDTIYMTHGHLSAVRLDLQSLFYEAKEKQANIALYGHTHVLHSEMVEDMLIVNPGSISQPRYPYRVKTYAIINSTPEQYSVDYYNEKHQLMKELSTVFSRK; this is translated from the coding sequence ATGAAATATTTAGTTGTCAGTGATAATCACGGTGAGCGAGATATTTTGGTTGAATTAGCCGATAAGTATCGTCAGCAAGTAGATATAATGTTTCATTGTGGTGATTCAGAATTATTGCCGACTGATTCGTTATGGCAAGATTTTATTGTGGTAACAGGTAATTGTGATTATGATCATCGTTACAAAAAGTTTCAAGAAGTAAGCGTAGGTGAGGACACTATCTATATGACACATGGTCATTTATCAGCTGTTCGCTTGGACTTACAAAGTTTATTTTATGAAGCAAAGGAAAAACAAGCCAATATCGCGTTATACGGCCATACACACGTCTTACATAGCGAGATGGTAGAAGATATGCTAATTGTTAATCCTGGCAGTATCAGCCAACCACGCTATCCATATCGCGTTAAAACGTATGCGATAATCAATAGTACACCAGAACAATATTCTGTGGACTATTATAATGAAAAGCACCAATTGATGAAAGAATTATCAACAGTATTTTCAAGGAAATAA
- a CDS encoding PspC domain-containing protein, which translates to MKKRLTKSTDNVVVSGVLGGIGEYLGIDPTVIRVIFLASVLFSFGSPIPLYLILMLVVPTNANKKNTQRNFYGDSSTYYGNGKTQQRPRKEAEKVQEDEWSDF; encoded by the coding sequence ATGAAAAAACGTTTAACAAAATCTACTGATAATGTAGTAGTTTCAGGAGTATTAGGAGGGATTGGTGAATACTTAGGAATCGATCCTACAGTTATTCGCGTTATCTTCTTAGCGAGTGTACTATTTTCATTTGGTTCACCAATTCCGTTATATTTAATTTTAATGTTGGTTGTACCAACAAATGCTAATAAAAAAAATACACAACGCAACTTTTACGGTGATAGCTCAACTTATTATGGTAATGGTAAGACACAGCAACGTCCACGTAAAGAAGCGGAAAAAGTGCAAGAAGACGAGTGGAGTGATTTTTAG
- a CDS encoding DUF1648 domain-containing protein — protein MWKQHKKLIIITIILTLAPMLVGICMWDQLPDKIATHFNIYNEADGWSSKPFAVFGLPLLLVLIQLIALVATKMDPKQKNISTKPMQAVLWIIPIMSWLLSFVTYAVALNYPLNIGAIIITFLGIVFTVLGNFLPKNKMNYSYGMRTRWTLDDENNWYHTNRIAGIAMVIGGIVITICGLLMFILQHHILWLVFIEVLTLLVMILYPFYYSYCYYKKTKQNN, from the coding sequence ATGTGGAAACAACATAAAAAACTAATTATTATTACGATTATCCTGACGTTAGCCCCAATGTTGGTGGGCATATGCATGTGGGATCAATTACCTGATAAAATTGCGACACACTTTAATATATACAATGAAGCTGATGGTTGGTCTAGTAAGCCTTTTGCTGTATTTGGACTTCCCTTGTTACTAGTTTTGATTCAATTAATCGCACTTGTTGCTACGAAAATGGATCCTAAACAAAAGAACATCTCAACAAAACCTATGCAAGCTGTTCTTTGGATAATCCCTATCATGTCTTGGTTATTATCATTTGTCACCTATGCAGTAGCTCTCAACTATCCATTAAATATAGGTGCTATCATCATCACCTTCTTAGGGATTGTGTTTACCGTTTTAGGAAACTTTTTACCAAAAAATAAAATGAATTACTCTTACGGAATGCGTACTCGTTGGACGTTAGATGATGAAAACAATTGGTACCATACCAATCGTATAGCTGGTATTGCTATGGTCATAGGGGGTATCGTTATAACCATTTGTGGCTTACTAATGTTTATCTTACAACATCATATATTATGGTTAGTTTTCATTGAAGTCTTAACGCTACTCGTGATGATTCTTTATCCTTTTTACTATTCTTATTGTTATTACAAAAAGACAAAACAAAATAACTAG